Genomic segment of Cronobacter dublinensis subsp. dublinensis LMG 23823:
ACAAAACCGGAGCAGTCAATGCCATCAATCTCGGTTCCGCCCCAAGCATACGGCGCGTTGTGCCAGGTGTTCATCTGGTCATGAAGGGCGGCGATAACCGGGATGAGATCGGGTCGATGGCTGGATGAACTGGCGTGTGGCAGCGGTGCAATAGGTTTTGGTTTCGGCGCGTTATTGGCACATCCTGTCAGGTAAAGGCAGACTAAAAGGGCAAAAAAAGGTTTAGCGCGGAAATCCATATCGACTCACTGACAGCAGGTTTGACATATTCGGAGCCGGAATTTTTACTAAAAATGCCTTTCATCGCCAGCCCTTTTTCATGCTTTACAATTACTGACATTGTGGGGAAATATTATTCCGTAAAAATCGCTTTTTGACGAAGATATTCATGTTCAGAAACAACTTAAATAAAGATGGGGCTTTACAATACGCGCGCAATTAGTGCGAATAATAAATTAACGTTATGTGATCACACCTGTCAATTATCACCTTGCGTTCAGTTAATTATAACCATGATGAACAATAGGGTTATTGGTCTGTCACGGTTGACCCGGACACCGCGCTATTATGACAACACGTTTCGAGCAGGCGCGCTTACGCTGCGAGGGTTCGCTTATCTGTGCGTCGATGTCTTGACTGGCTCGCCGGGCAAAACGCCGCGCCTTTGCCGTTACAGTGCTTTTGGCGAGTGACGTTTGATTTACATGGTCGCGGGAATTCCGACAAGCCTGACGGTAACGCCGTGTTGCGTGAGGGCAGGCGATGGCCCGCCTGTCTGACAATTCATCTCAATGGTGAACGCGCGTTTTTCCCATGGTGTTTTTATCAGGAGCCTGAGCGTGAGACGTTTGAACGTCCGCTGGCGAGGCGGCGTTGGCATCCAGGACTATGCAGCGTATCGTTCCAAAGATTCAGGTACTAGCACAACAACGCACGTCCGTTGCTCATTATTTACGGCAGGCACGATGCGCGGGTAAACCTGAGGGCGTCACTGCAAAGATTTAGCCCGCGTATACCGTCAGCATTTATGCCAGTTACGCTCATGCGCCATTTATGGAAGAAGCCGCGCGTTGCAACATAAGTTTGTGCAGGCGACAGCGCGATTAGCGTCTAAAAACCGCTGAACTGCGTTAACAAAACGGTGCGCTACGTGAATTCTGAGAAAAGTCGTGAGGCTGAGCCAGGCAGATTTCGCGTAGCGCACCGGCAAATTACTGCGGCATGCTGAAATCTGCACATCAACAACTGTAGGGCAGAGGCGTGGCGTGCAAGATGGAGAAGCTCAAAACGACGCAGTTCGGATCTAAAATACAATTTAACATAATATACATTATGCGTACCAAAGTAGATTCCGGCGGGATCTGGCGTAACGCGGTCGTCATTGCCCTGGTGACTGAGCGTTGCGACGCGATCATGGCCCGGTACGCGGGTTCCGGGTTTCAGCACTCAGGTTCACATCGCGCGGGTTCCTGATGGCTTTCAACTTTTCGCGCGAGCCGTTAAGACTGGTTATCGCACCGCTTCAGTAAGGCGCTAGCGGATAACACGTTGTCCAGTTGTAGTTGACTCTCGCTAACGTTAATTCTCCCGCCACCTCGCCAAAATTAACGTCCTGACGTTCAAGGAAAAACGCGCGTAGGGTTTGAGGTAAAAATGCCGCGCCGTAACGTAACAGCGTGCTGTGCCAGAATGGCGCCGGTAATGCGCCGCCGCGGTGACGCCTCAGCAGTTCATCTTTCCAGGATGAATCCAGAATCTGTTCGCAGAACGCCTCGCGCATGGCGAAAGCTGGCTCCTCAGGAATGCCCGCAAGCAACAACTGACTGGGCAATGCCACTAACCGGAGATCGTGAATAACGATTTTTCTCGCATTAAACCCGGCCCACAGCGTGGTCAGTTGCTCCACCTTTGCGGGCAATGGCTCGTTGATGTCATACAGCGGCAGCGTCAGGGGTAAGAAAGTAAAATGGAAGCCGTGTACCGGCAGCGTATCGGCAAGCGGATCGTCCTGCGCGACACGTCGCAGGTCATCCAAAAGCCGTGAGACCGCGCCGGACACCGGCGGTTTAATGCCCGTTGCCAGTGCGAGTTTCACCGGATCGTAGTAGCGCTCCTCGCGGATTTCCCCTGCCCCTGGATGTTCCGTCCACGTCGCGAGCGTGCTCTCGTTTGCGTAACGATATTTCTCTTCAAGCATCAGTCGATTCATGACAGCGCCCGGCGTTCAACTCTTGCGATAAAGTCGTTTTTCAGCGCGCTGTAGATATCTGACTGATGCCCGCTGTCGCGCGCGGCGGCAAGTTTTATCTGCGCGTATTCCTGCGCGATATCGTCATGGGCGCGCAGATAGTCGCGAAATGCCAGGTGGCGCGTCACATGCGCGCTCCCGGCCGCAAACGCATGGAGATGATGCGTGCGCACGGCGTCGCCTTTGACATAATAACGCCTGCCGGGAATGCCGTATTCGCCACGCGGCGTGTAGCCCTGCGCCTGCATGGCATCGGCGAACGCATCGAGCAGCGCGACGTCAGTGACTTCAAGCAGCATGTCGATGACCGGTTTCGCCGCAAGCCCCGGCACCGACGTACTGCCAATATGATGAACGGCCACGATAATCGCCCCGAGCGTGGCGCGAAGCGTATCGGCCTCCTGGCGGAAACGTTCCGGCCAGGCCGGATCATAGTTTTCAAGCGTTATCTGGCGTGCGGCCATGGGGGCTCCTGTGCAGGCTCAGCCCGGTTGCAGCGTTTCCATCACGATCTGCGCGCCCGGCATCATAATAGTTAACCCGTCGATAAGTTCCTGGGCCGCGGCGCTGGCGGCCTCTTGCGGCATCGGCGGTAAGCATTCCAGAATAAACCACATCGCCTGCGCGTGCGAATCCAGCCGGGTGCGCACGCCCTGCCGCCAGTTCCAGCGTCGACACGTCACGCCCGCGTCATCGCGCCATACCGCTTCGCCCGGTTCCGGCGGGTCGTTGACGGGCTGGCCTTCTTTTAGCGTATCAAAGTCTTCACTTCCGTCGGCAATGACCAGTCGCGGATCTCCCTGATACGCATCACGGTTTTCGCCGCCGACCGGCACGGCGTATTTAATGCTTACGGCGTTATAGAGGTCGACCACCGGATCGATCGACGGCAGATTCCCGTCGCGCGCGACGCGTTTGCGCAGCGCCTGCGCCGAGCACGGCGTGCGTTTGGGTTTAGCGCCGAACGCCTGAAAGACGCTGTCCCAGGCCTCAAGGTGCGCCTGCGCCCACGGGAAATCGGCGGTCTGAACATGGCGGCAAGCCGCTTCAAGCGCCCTTCTTCCTGCGTCGCTATCCGCGAGCGGCGCGGCGATCACCTGAATGCTGATGGCCCGAAAGCCTGGCGCGAGCAGCGCGATTTGCGGCGCGATTGACGGTTTTAACGGTTTCATAGGATAATCCTGTAATGACTATTTTATTTCATGGTAATGACCAGTGACCCAAAAAGTCAATATAATGACTGATGCAGGTGCCGATGCTGACTCCCTGAGCCTCGCCCTGGCGCAGCGTTTAAAAAGCTGGCGCAAAGAGAACAAAGTAACGCTGGATGCGCTTTCGCAGCGCGCGGGCGTCAGTAAAGGCATGCTGGTTGAGCTGGAAAAAGCTGCGGCCAATCCGAGTATCGCCATTTTATGTAAAATTGCCGCCGCGCTGGGGTTATCGGTGGCGGATTTGTTGGATGTGGCGAGCCAGCCTGCGGCGCGGCTCATTGATGCCGGGTCTATTCCGGTGTTATGGCGTGGCGAACACGGCGGTACGGCGCGGTTGCTTGCCGGCACGAGCGGTCCGAATATGGTGGAGTTATGGCGCTGGGAGATGCCGCCGGGCGACGCGTTTACTTCGCCGGGGCACCCGCACGGCACAACGGAACTGCTGCATGTCGAGCATGGCGTACTGACGCTCGTGATGAATGAAGAGCCTGTTCAGGTGCCCGCCGGATCGTCCGTCGTGGCCCGCACCGATGCCCCGCACCGCTACGTTAATGAGCAAAACGAAGCGCTTACCTTCACCATGACGGTCTTCGAGCCGCACTAAACGGTCTCTTTACGTGACAACGTCACCTTCAAATCGCTTGCACAGTGTCAGGCGGTTTTGCGCGCCTGCGCTGTACTGGACTTCATCCACGCACGCCATAATCAGCATCAGCCCTCGCCCGCCTTCACACATCAGCGCCGCGTCGTCGTCCTGCGCGGTAACACGGACGGCGTCCAGCTTGCCGTCAGGAATGGCCTTGCCATCGTCAGTCAGAATGACCCGCGCGCAGGCGGCATCGCGCTGAAACTCCACCGTGAACCGCCGCGTCGGCGTCTCGTCCAGCGCATGGCGGATAACGTTCGCCGCCGCCTCGCACACCGCTAAATCCAGCGCGAAGCGCCAGCTGTCGTCCGCCGGTAATGACGCCATAAACTGCGCGAGCGCGTCGGCGAGCGGGCCGAGCGCCTCAAGGCGCGCCGGGAGCGTCAGGACGTCGCTCATTGGCTCATCCTTTTAACCGGGCGAGCGCGGCGGCGCGATCGGCGCAGAGCACAAACACCCGATCCATGCGGGTGAGTTTGAACATGTTCATAATGTTGCCGTTCAGCGAACAGAGCGCCATCTCCCCTTTGCCGTTCATCTGCTTAAAGAGCGCAATCAGCGTGCCGAGACAGCTACTGTCGATAAAATCCACGCGCGAGAAATCGATAATCAGCCCGCCGGTGGTGCGGGCTATCTCCTCGCTCACGCCCTGGCGAAACGCGGCCGCCACCGAGGCGTCGAGCCGACGCGCCACCGGCGTAATCACGCTCACGCCGTCCAGAAGTTCAGTTTCAAGATTCATCGCGCTCTCCCTCAGGGCTTCGTTCAATAATTAACAGTGAGACATCATCGGCCATCGCCACCTGATCGCCCTTCTTCTCGGCGCGCCAGCCGACCAGCTTTTCATGCAGCGCCGGGAAAATCGCGTCGAGCGGGCTGGAAACGTGACGCTGTAACCAGTTCTCCAGCCGATCCTGGCCGAACTGCTCATGGTGTGGGTTTTCGCACTCGGTAATGCCGTCGCTGTAGAGACAGAGCCGGTCGCCGGGGCGCAGCGTGAATGGCGTTTCATCCCAGCTTAATCCCGCCAGTAGCCCGACCGGCGCGCCGCCGCTGCCGATGCGCGTGATCGTGCCGTCGGGGTGCGTGATAAACGGCGTTGGGTGGCCTGCCTGGCACAGGGTGCCCTCCCCGGTTTCGGTATCGATAACGCCATAGACCATCGTGAAATAGCTGACTATCTCGGTGTCATCGTGGCAAAAGCGCTCATTGAGGATGCGAATCACGTCATGCGGCGCGGTCACGCTGTCGCCATCGAACAGAAAACGCTCCACCGCCCGCCCGTGCAGGAACTGGCGCGCCACCGCGAGCGACATCATCGCCGCGCCGACCCCGTGGCCAGCCACGTCAACACAGTAAAACCCGAGATGCCTGTCGAGCGGGAACAGATTAAAGATATCGCCGGAGACATAGGCCGACGGCACAAACAGCCAGTCGGCGAAGAAATTGTCGTACTGCATTCGCCGCCCCGGCAACACCGAACGCTGAAGCTGCGCCGCGGCCTGTAAGTCGCTTTCGATTTGCGTCAGCGCCTCGCGCAGCCGCGCGTTGCGGGCCGCGAGCGTCGCTTCAAGCTCCAGGATACGCTCGCCCGCGTGCAGCCTCGCGCGCAGTTCGCTCTGGTTGACGGGTTTACTGAGAAAATCATCGGCCCCCGCCTGGAAGCCGAGCGCCAGATCGTCCACGCTTTCGCGCGCGGTGAGTAAAATCAGGTAGATATAGTGATCCTGAAAGCGCGCGCGGATCTCCTGGCAGAGCGTCAGCCCGTCCATCACGGGCATCTCCCAGTCGCTTAACACCATATTGACCCGCTGCGTCGCCAGCACGTCCAGCGCCGCCTCGCCGTTCACGGCTTCCAGCACCTCATAGCCCCATTTCCCCAGCATGCTGCCGAGCAGCCGCCGGTAGACCGTGGAGTCATCAACAATCAACACTCGCTGTCTGTCAGGCATGACGTCTCCTCAGAAGGGTAAATACCAGATAAGGCTGACGGTGCCCTCGCGGAACTTGCCGTTGCCGCTGGCGTGGCCTGGATAGCGCGTGCCGCTGTAGTTGGCGTACTGAATCGAGAACGTGCCCGGTTTGTAGCCCGCGTAGCCGAAGCTGTAGCTGTAGTCGCCATTCCACGGCTGCTGCTGGCTGCTCTCCGGGTACCAGAACGCGGTGGCGCGCACGAAATAGTGTTGCTTGTAGGTATACCCGCAGCCGCCAAGCAGGACGTTTTTATTGCTGCGAATGCCATTGCTCGCCAGATCGTAGTAACGCGGCACCCAGGTGTAGCCCGCCTGGCAGATAATCGTATCGCCTTTGTTGATCAGCAGATGTTTTTCCAGCGGTTTGGGAAGCGTGAATTTATAGGCCGCCGTCACGCCGCCCTGCTCAAAATAGGTGTGGCGTTTGTTGCCGGATGGCCAGATATGGTTATCGCCATAGTTGCTGTAGACCAGGCTGAAGGTGTTGGCGTGCCAGTCGTCATAGCCGAAGCTGTAGCGGAAATCGCTGGTATACCGGCTCAGGTCACGTACCGGCGCGCGCAGCGTGACGTTGGCAAAGAGAAAGCTCCAGGGGGAATATTGCAGGCTGAGGTTGACGGTCTGGTTGATTTTATTGGTCTGCGACGCGGTATCGCCGCTGTTCGGGATAGACACCCACTGCTCTTTGAGCCCGCTGTTAAAGCTCAGCGCGCCAGAGAATTTATTATTGTTGCCGGAGAAAAGCCGTCCCCAGCGGCTCGTGAACACGCCCGCCTGAATCGGCTCCGCCTCGGTATCGGCGCTCTCTTTCGCAGCCGTACTGGCAGGCGGCGCGGCGGCGATGCCCGGCAGCGGCGCCAGTGCGAGCGCAGCCAGACCGAAGTAGTGAAATACCCTCGTCATACCCTTGTCGTTCCTTAATTGGGGATCCAGCGTCCGGCGACGTCATACTTCGCCATCAGCCAGAGAATGCCCAGCGCCACGCTGTGAACCAGCGTATTTTGCAGCCAGGCCTGATGCCATAAATCGAAATGCACCACCTGGCTTACCAGCAGCACCACGTACACATGCAAAATAAAGGTATAAAGCGAGTGCTGGCCGAGCGGGATAAGAAACCAGCCGGTCAGGCGGTAGATGGGCGTCCAGCACCAGGTCAGCAGCAGATAAACCGTCACCATCAGGCTAAAGTCGTTAAGCACCCGCAGCGGGCCGAGACCGTTTTTCGCAGCCCAGGTGTGGTAAAGCGCGTTGAAATCCGCAGGCGGCATCACATGCATCAGCAGCGCAGGCGGCATAAAGGGGTTGGTGTGATTCTGGGCGATAAACAGTAATACCAGCGCGCAGATGACCATCACCGTGACGGTCACTTTCCCCGGCCCGGTGCGGGCCAGCGACAGCAGCTCCTCTTTATGCCAGCCGCAGCACATCCCTAACACGTAGATAAACTGCCAGGCCATCAGCGGGAACGCGAACTCGAATTCGCTGTTGGTTAAACGCAGCGGCGTGACCTGGTAGAGCCCGTACACGAGCGCCGACCCGGCAATTAACCACGGCGTTTTACGATATTGCAGCAGCGCCAGATACAGCGGGCTGAGCAGCAGTAAAAAAACGTACAGACCCAGGATTTGCGTCTGGTGCGGCCCAATTTGCAAAAACAAAATAATGTTGAACCAGGTTTCTTTTATTTGCGGCGTGGCAGGAAACAGTGACCAGCTATTCCCGGAGAAACGATCGACGAAATGCGTTATTTCAAAGGTATTGATATAGGGTATTTTCGATAACAACAGTACGCTCAGAATAATAACGATATTAACCAGATAGATTTTCCAGGCGCGCCGCCAGAGCGTCCATCCCACCGTCAGCAATACGGCTTTTTGCAGCCGCTGGCGATTGAGCATGCCGAGCATAAAACCCGCCAGGATCACAAAGCCTTCGGCACCGGTCGTTAATCCAAAACGCTCCCACGTCAATATATTAAATATCGACATCACTTCCGTATGCGCCACTATCATCATGACGAGCGCAATGCCGCGCATCAGATCGATACGCAGATCGCGCCGGTCTGCCGCCACATAGCGCCAGGAGACGCGCGCGCGCGGCATATCGCGGGTTGAAGCTACGCTTGCAGAATCGGTCATCGGCACGGGTTCTTATCGGCTGGGGCGCCCACTCCGGGCGGCGCAATATATTCTGAGTATTATCAGGAAAGTGTATACGGCAATAAGCGGCTGTCAGCGTTTCGCGAAAAATATATTTTCCCAACCGGGTAAACGCAAAAACGAAACGGCGCAAATGCCAGTGAAAAATTATCCTGCTGGAAAGTTCAGCGCGGGCATCTACAATCACTTCATAAACTTAAAACGAATGTTCTGTTGCGCCAGAGATATTTCGCTGACGGGAAATAATTGCCTTTGATAATTATTTCCCGCCACTGTCTGGGTTGTGTCTGGATGATGATACCGCTATG
This window contains:
- a CDS encoding GrpB family protein, coding for MAARQITLENYDPAWPERFRQEADTLRATLGAIIVAVHHIGSTSVPGLAAKPVIDMLLEVTDVALLDAFADAMQAQGYTPRGEYGIPGRRYYVKGDAVRTHHLHAFAAGSAHVTRHLAFRDYLRAHDDIAQEYAQIKLAAARDSGHQSDIYSALKNDFIARVERRALS
- a CDS encoding B3/B4 domain-containing protein; translated protein: MKPLKPSIAPQIALLAPGFRAISIQVIAAPLADSDAGRRALEAACRHVQTADFPWAQAHLEAWDSVFQAFGAKPKRTPCSAQALRKRVARDGNLPSIDPVVDLYNAVSIKYAVPVGGENRDAYQGDPRLVIADGSEDFDTLKEGQPVNDPPEPGEAVWRDDAGVTCRRWNWRQGVRTRLDSHAQAMWFILECLPPMPQEAASAAAQELIDGLTIMMPGAQIVMETLQPG
- a CDS encoding helix-turn-helix domain-containing protein, coding for MTQKVNIMTDAGADADSLSLALAQRLKSWRKENKVTLDALSQRAGVSKGMLVELEKAAANPSIAILCKIAAALGLSVADLLDVASQPAARLIDAGSIPVLWRGEHGGTARLLAGTSGPNMVELWRWEMPPGDAFTSPGHPHGTTELLHVEHGVLTLVMNEEPVQVPAGSSVVARTDAPHRYVNEQNEALTFTMTVFEPH
- a CDS encoding ATP-binding protein: MSDVLTLPARLEALGPLADALAQFMASLPADDSWRFALDLAVCEAAANVIRHALDETPTRRFTVEFQRDAACARVILTDDGKAIPDGKLDAVRVTAQDDDAALMCEGGRGLMLIMACVDEVQYSAGAQNRLTLCKRFEGDVVT
- a CDS encoding STAS domain-containing protein — translated: MNLETELLDGVSVITPVARRLDASVAAAFRQGVSEEIARTTGGLIIDFSRVDFIDSSCLGTLIALFKQMNGKGEMALCSLNGNIMNMFKLTRMDRVFVLCADRAAALARLKG
- a CDS encoding PP2C family protein-serine/threonine phosphatase yields the protein MPDRQRVLIVDDSTVYRRLLGSMLGKWGYEVLEAVNGEAALDVLATQRVNMVLSDWEMPVMDGLTLCQEIRARFQDHYIYLILLTARESVDDLALGFQAGADDFLSKPVNQSELRARLHAGERILELEATLAARNARLREALTQIESDLQAAAQLQRSVLPGRRMQYDNFFADWLFVPSAYVSGDIFNLFPLDRHLGFYCVDVAGHGVGAAMMSLAVARQFLHGRAVERFLFDGDSVTAPHDVIRILNERFCHDDTEIVSYFTMVYGVIDTETGEGTLCQAGHPTPFITHPDGTITRIGSGGAPVGLLAGLSWDETPFTLRPGDRLCLYSDGITECENPHHEQFGQDRLENWLQRHVSSPLDAIFPALHEKLVGWRAEKKGDQVAMADDVSLLIIERSPEGERDES
- the opgC gene encoding OpgC domain-containing protein — its product is MTDSASVASTRDMPRARVSWRYVAADRRDLRIDLMRGIALVMMIVAHTEVMSIFNILTWERFGLTTGAEGFVILAGFMLGMLNRQRLQKAVLLTVGWTLWRRAWKIYLVNIVIILSVLLLSKIPYINTFEITHFVDRFSGNSWSLFPATPQIKETWFNIILFLQIGPHQTQILGLYVFLLLLSPLYLALLQYRKTPWLIAGSALVYGLYQVTPLRLTNSEFEFAFPLMAWQFIYVLGMCCGWHKEELLSLARTGPGKVTVTVMVICALVLLFIAQNHTNPFMPPALLMHVMPPADFNALYHTWAAKNGLGPLRVLNDFSLMVTVYLLLTWCWTPIYRLTGWFLIPLGQHSLYTFILHVYVVLLVSQVVHFDLWHQAWLQNTLVHSVALGILWLMAKYDVAGRWIPN